The segment TGAGTGCCAAGTGTTTTAGAGCCATGCCAAGAAGTTGTAGATTAGTAGGTTTGGTAGGATGCCATGGCTCTATTACATATAACAATTTTTTTGAACCAATGAACTGTAACTAGCAGTCCAACAAAACTCCAATCCTTCTTTGTCACCCCTATGGTCATTTGCACATGATTTAAGCCAAAACaaacatgttaggattcccaaaagtGTGTAGAAATCAACTACAATAGAGTTTAAAGCATTCTTAAGCATTTTTACCATTTCTATTGAATGCCAAACACTCTTTCAACAATTGCAAAACCACCTAGTGAACATGAAATCATCTTCCAATAGTCACAAAACCATAACTTCTTCGACAAAAACCCCGACAATTACAAAACCACCACATTAGTAAAATTGGCAGTTTCACACAAAAGGTTGTAATACTGCATTTCTTTCCAAATTTCTAGCTTTTGGTGCTTGAAACTTGCTTCATGCGTCTTCTAAGCCATGTTCGACTCCTACAATGAAGGTCAATTGGTCTTTTTATTAATCAAatcttccaaaaacactccattaCTAAAGATTAGGGTGAGCTGGAaaaaaatagatgtcttacaaGATGAATACTACTATATTGACAAGGTTTATTAGGAGTTTACTGTGCTTTTTTTCTTTCTACTTGTTTTTTTCATAAAAGATAGTTGTCTACTTCTTGAAAGCTAATGTCTATGGTGACAAACTCACATACAAGTGAGTGCAACTTTATTCTTGTGTTTTGAGGAGCTTGGTTTGCTCAACTCTAGGAACACTCTTGGTCATATCGAGCTGATCTTGCCCCAAAAGCATCATTGAACAATGACTTTGAAAGATAGGTTGGAACATAAGATTTAATCAGATGTTGAGTTGAGCAGAAACTAGGCAAAGCTAAGAAAGAAATGGGAACAATTACTTGTGTTCAAAGTAGATCAATGTTTCTAAAATCTACTTTAATTGCAAGAAAGTAAATGCATGAAGCTAAAAACTTGGCCAAACTAGATAAAACGAGTAAACTTCTCCTTTATTAGAAACGAAAGAGAACAAACAatcttcaaatatctaaatatttttttaatatacaaAATAATGTTTCTTCTAAACAAAAACTGAATTATAAAATAGGTGATTCAAAATGAACACTAACAAACAAATAGTACTAATACTCTACTTAGAATAAAGAGAAAATTGCTCTTTCGTGCAAGCAATTAAGTGGAAGAACAATTAGAAAATGTTAAGATCAATAATCTTGAGAAGAGCCATCCCCCATTGGGGTTATATGAAAGAACTTGGTTGATCCTGCAAATGAGTTGGTAATAAGAGGATGGCACGGCATCTAAATTGCAAGACAAGTCAAGCAGTGTGGGGAATACCTGACATTGTAACTACTATGTAGATATATGCGTGAGTAACTAAACAAGTTGGTCAATAACCAATGCTCGAGGTACGTTTATATAGAAGAGAGTATTGACTTCATAATTGTTGACGAGCTGATAACCTTAGTTTCCTTATCTGGTTAAGTCTAATTTTAATCAACTATTATCCTTTGTATATGCTCAGAAACTTCTTTTGGGAAAATGCTTAAATTGCCAACACTATACTTGGGATCTTGGAAATTATGCAACCTCAtcagtagaaaacaaagaaaagggaTCAATATTGTTGATGTTAAAGTGCAAGGAGCAACACTTAAAGGATATTGATGACTGTTACATACAAGGTGAAAAACCTCTGGGAAAATCCTTTGTCAGGCAGAGGGTCATGTCTACATGATGTGTAGTAGGTATAAAAGGTTTCTTCAACCCGTGTGATGTTCTTGGAGGAGCTAGCTTGTTCAGTATAAGTGACTCAAATATTGCAACTCAGAAGGAAATGTCAAGTTCAGCAACTGGTCCCTGGTCAATTGCAATAGGAACATTAGGGACTAAGGAAAGTGCAAGGTCTACCTGTAGGGCTTATCTTAACATACCTATAAGAAAAGAAATGAATTGGGACAGATGTCCAACTTAGAAGAGAAGAGGTGATCATGGAAAGACTTGAGAAACAAGGACCACAAGAAAAGCCCATTTACCTTACTCTCTGAAATTCAATCCCATAAGTGGCACATTAAAACTGAACTAGAAGATCCAGGTTTCTCTAGAGCAAGAATAAATGCAAGTTTCATGATCTAACAAATAGAAAGGGTTGTGTGGATGGTAAGTTACAGACTCAATTTGTTTCATGCCAGAAAATAGAAACTGTGTTCTAGCAATGGAAATATAGAAAGAAAATTTTGAAGTAGGTACAAGCTATGTAGGTTTAATTTGTTGTTTAAGATGAAAAGATGCTTTATTAGGAGAAACACTTGAATGTCGTGGTTGATTTGAAAACATGCAAGTGGAGACATGTACATAAACATCATTTCAAGGAGAGGCTTCCTTTCCTTCCTTCAGGCCAGACTTTAACAGCTTATATTGTGTATAAAACAATATGTTTACAGAAAGGACTCAACTCTGAAATGCAGAAATTCAGCTTATTTTGTGTATAAAACAAAATGTTTACAGAAAGGATTCAACTCTGATATGAAGAAATTCAGCTTATTTTGCGTATAAAACAATATGTTTACAGAAAGATTTCAATTCTCACTATGGTCAAAATGCAGAAATTCTCTCCCACCATTTGTTGGGAGAGGTCCAATACAAACACATTATCTGACCCGATCATTCTCTATGATGTTATAAGGTGTATTATTTCAGAAGGTAAAAGAAAAATCTCTTTAAAGCAAATATATAACACATAGATCATAAGCTCATAACTACTTCAACCAAGTAAGCACTTCAATGCATTTGTTGCAGTAACTGCTGCCAGTGCTGGAGATAGAATGAACCCAGATTTAATTTAGTTTACAAGTAAATGGTTTCTCATCTATTAAGTCAGTTTCATTTTCTCTGTTAGATATTGTATAATAAACATCACTCATACAAACTGTTTGCACTTCGAACAAGACATTGACAGGAAACACAAGTAGGAGAAAAAGATGCTCAAGACACCAAGGATTGCTGCAACCTTCAAATTCCTTTGTTAATTCATTCTAGTTAGAGGTCAAGCTAGAACTTGTTGAATAAAGCACTGCATTTTGTGTCTGCACCAAGTTATGAAATTCAAACTCAAGATAGTGTCATTAACTTATAACACTTTAGGAATCAGACACATAACAAGTTTGTACTAATGTACATTATTAAATAAATTCAATCCTTATGAATCCAACAGCATTCTTTTCTCCTCCAGATCCATCAACTCTTTTTGCCATGTATCCAACTTAGTTAGCTTTTCTCTTTGCTCAGGATTTAATGTCTCTTTTCCAGCTAAAGACGCCTGCTGTGACACAGTCAGTCGAATCTGTTGACAGGTTAAGCATAATTTCAGTATCCTATGTGCCTTACATTCAATGTATAACAAACTGTTCATCCTTTCTGTACATTGAATAGAACGGTAACTGCACATTTTAATATAATTTCCTGTGACAATGCATATATGTTTGCTAAAAGAATATCCTGTAGCCGGTAGTCCAAATTTTGTCTCAGCAGTCAGTATTGCAATCACATTGAATAAAGTTTCAGTTTTGTATGATCAAAATCTCATCCACAAAAGAGAAAAACCTAGTTCATACCTCATAATTCCACAATACATAGATTAGTTTACCCTTGAAATTCAAGAAACGTGATAAGAAAGTGTTTTGTACCTTCTTCTTCAATGCTCGAATTCGTTTATCCAGTTCTATGTTTTCGAGATGTGTTTGCTCTGATGGAGCAGTAACAGAAACCTCTGTGGAGACAGTTAATGAGCCCATTTGCTGGACTACACCCTGTATATCTTGATCTTTATGTGCCCTATTTTCAGCTGCTGCTGTCTGTCCATTAACTGTACTCTCAGATGTTTTGCCCTTCTCAGATGCTGATGTGGCAATACTAGCCTGTAGAATCATAAGCGTTCAACCAGTAGAATAAAAGTAGTCAGTGCACAAATGATTATCTGTTTTAAGGCCATTTACTTCTATAAGCCTTTTtgggaaattgtcaacaaataaacTTTACACTTAATATGGACAATGAATATTAGTATAGTAGTTAATAGTAATTCCAACATGTGACTGACCTACTGATCCATAGTCAATAACTTTATCATACTGCATACATCTTTTGGGCACCCAATGCATAGCTTAAAATTAGATTCGCTTGGAATTTAATTTATGCTTCCCTTGGAATTTAAACACATTAGAAAAGAGGCTGCAAACAAGCCTTCTGTGGAAAAATATGACACAGTTTCATGATTCAAACAACCTAAAATATCTGTTAAAAACCAATTTTCTTCACTTAATCATGTTACTGATTCTCTAGGGGGTGTATAATTGTGACGAGTCTCTGTATAACCTAATTAATTAAAGCTCAGAGGGTGTGACACATTGTGCTTATAACCTCTTCAGAATAAAAAATGATGCCATTTGAATTTCTGTAGCATCatccttgatgcaggagcatcgcgCTAGAATTTTCTAACTGATTGGTCACTGATCCTGTCGCCACATCAGCAGGAGGTTGAATTGAATGTGAATGATTAATGAGCGATGGAACGAATCAGTTATAAAGGGGCAATGAAACGGACAGGAGGAGTCAGACGGTTTGGAAGAAACTGCAAAGAGTGGAGTTGGCTGATTAGGATGGCGTCGAAAGGAAGAAGACCGATAGGTGTAGGGAAGGTGATTTGTTTGGAATGGAAAAGGCCAGAACCTCCAGTACAAGAGGGGATTCAACAGTTAGTATGTAGAGGCGTCAGATGGAAAGGCCGATAGGCCGACCTTCAGCATAAGGAATGAGAGTGTGGGTTGATAATCAGGCAGAACCAGAGAGTCCGATTTGGGTGAATAGTAGCGAAGGATTAATGTGTGGAAGAAGGCTGAGTTTGTGCAGCAAACAGTGGGGAATGGTTGTGGTCAGGGAAGATAGCTGATTTGTGTAAGAAGTAAGCCGACCAGATATTCGGTTTCATAAAGGGAGGAGAAGATAGCAAAGGTTGCATGAAGTAAGTGCTGGGTAGAGCCGTAAGGATGCTGAGTCGATGAAAAGGGCATGTGGAGACAGACGAAGTGCAGATGGTTATTGAGTTACGGAGGGGAAGTTGGTCAACAGATGTATGGCCTGTTAGTTTGTTTGTAAACATCTATCATTTTTATGTAGCCACCTTCATATGCTGAGTAATAACAAAGATAACCTTTTTGGTGTTCACATTTGCattgttggttgttattgatgattcCCATTCTCATTGTAATTGGGtgctaaatacattgttgttgtCGAATCCTGTTATTCTCTATTCTGTTCCTGTCACATTTCTGACAGGAAGTCTGTAGGTGCTGTTTTGTTTTcctgaacttcctatcattattatctGAGAATGGAGATGTGTTTGGGGTTTAGCCAGAGCTGCTACGTCAATCCTGTACATATCTGAATATATAATATAACAGAATATCCTTTTGTATATCTCGCTTCTCTATATTAGATGGATATAAGGAAAACCTTTTGGCAACCATGGAAGATGACACATAATTGAAgacaaataatttaataataacttTGTTGCGCCCCTGCAAAACTTATTATATTTAAGTCCATTTTGTATATACATCTGACAATTTGTCGCATATAGATGTGGAGTGTCAAGGTTATGCcttgttgtttttcttgttttgaGTAATGTTCATTGTTCCAAGggttgttttgatagattttacaAAGTCATTTATAGAAATAAAGTCTAAGGATCATGCTCTGAAGTATGAATTTGTATAATGCTGTAAATTTGTCAAAGCGAATGTCAAATGACAGGGGGATAACAAGGGCACACCTTACTAGAGCTAGGGAAATGACTAATTACTTGAAGTGTAGCATGAACCCTTGAGGTGTGCATTTTGGGGAGGCTAGCCATGCCAAGGATCAGTGAAAAGTATGCCTGAGTTGACAAAGTCAAAAACTACAAATTTTACAAGTATCATGAGCAGTGACAAAGAACTCTAAAGCATGTGCAGACCAAATCAAATTCAAGTTTAGAAAGTGGAGAGAGTCACTCAAGTGAGTGTTTTGGAACTGGCAACCATTTACAAAAATGCACCTTCATGAAATTCTCAGTATGAAGGTGACATGCATCACTCAAGAACACACTTTCAAAGTTGAAAAGAAGTTTCAAGTGGCAATAAGCTGCCAGGCGCTTGCCTATAAAGATAAATGTCATTTTTAAGTAGCAAAGGTGTCTCAAGTGGCAATAAGCTGCCAGGCTCTTGCCTATCAAGATAAATGTCATTTTTAAGTAGCAAAGGTGTCTTAAGTGCACACCTCAGAAGTCAAGAACAAATTTTGAGTGGCAAACAGTATTAAAGAGcgtgtttttctttctttgacaaCTCTACTTTGAataaaatgcatttttttattttatagggTCTTGTCTTATCATAAGCGTATACAACCTCTGCCATGAAAGCATAAAACACACAATAAAAGCAGGCACTCATCAAACATAACAGTGTACTATTCCTTGTAAATCAGTGTGAGGTGTTTTAGTGTTGATCACTTCAAATATATGTGCCCAAGTTTAGAGAAAGGTGAACAGATGGAGGGTTTGCAATCAGATTTGAGCATTCAACCTCGGGTTCACAGGGTTTCCAAGCATGCCATAGTAGATTTCAGTCAGTTTCCATCTTTTTCTCACTGTTTCTCAAGTGCCAAAAAGATTGGTAACAGATCATGCTAGGAATTTTTTATCATAGCTGGAAAAACCTAGAGTTTCAAGGATGGTTTTTCTTCCTTTGTTAAACATTTGGAGTTTTTTTCAGTTGATGCTAGAGTTTGCTGTCCTAAGAACATGCTCCAGCAGTGTTGGTGATCAAAACCTAGGACTTTAAAACAAAATTTCAAGAattcatttcattcttcaaaaGTATTCACAGTTTACAAATTGGTATCCAACCCTTTTTCAAACCTTAAGGCAACACTTTCTATTTTCAAACGAAACAGGGCAGTGAGGGGCTCATTCAGAGATGTCATTTTAAGAGCATGTCATGGAACCCAAATCCTTCTTAATGATTGAATGTCCCTCCATCAGAAACACTTTGCTTGGGCATGTAAATATTCTCAATTTGAAGCTTGGTGATAGGATAAAAGAGAGCAGCCAGGTGCAAAGACTAAGCACCAGTGGAGTAATACAGGCAGCTAGTTTGGCATTTAAACATCACCATGACAAAGACAAGTGAAATCGGAAATTTTGATGGTTGAGTAATATGCAAGTTTGACCTAAATTCCTTTGAAGTTGGTTTGGGTTTGTAgccctatgaggagacccaagtaGTACTGAAAAGGTTACCCAAGGTTTTGTTGCGAAATGATTTCGAGGATGACTTGAGCATAATGACTGGATTATGCTAGGGCTGTCATTTCAGAGTGGGCTGGTCAATTTATCCAATTCCTTACATACACCTATATTCGAGTATGTGGGTTCAACTCACATCCTTATAAACTTCCATTGTACCCTAGTGATCAAGTGATTCTGATGGAATATTGTTAGCAATTGATGAAGGTAGATTTTATTTGTAGAGGTAGGCATAATCTAGGAGTTAATATTCCAGTTTAGATTGGTTCGTACAAGTGCTCTAAAGCCTTAGATGGTAAAAGAACATACAGAAATTTCTAATTTtaacttcaattttttttgataaaagtacaGTGTATGACACAAATGGCTTCATGTTTGATAGACTTGGCTCTAACTTTGACCAGACGAATGATCTTGAAGACTACTTGGCAAACTGTGCAAATGACTATGAAGTCAGAAGAaggaaaaagttggatgacactGCATCAATTGGCCTAATGCTACCAAGAATGGGCCAAAGGTTTGGTAGATTCAGAAAAATAGGTTTTGATTATAATTTGtttctggattcaactgtgtaagaacttttgcatcaacgttttgggtCACACTCCGTgaaccatcatcaagatgaaagagaCCTGAAACATttctctttcatcctgatgatggtttATGGAGTgacccaaaatgttgatgcaaaagttCTTACACAGTTGAAACCAGAAACCAATTAAAATCAGCATCACGGACTGTGGAAATCTGATAGATCTAAAATAGGTTGTCACTGTTTTTTGCAGGAAGCACAATTGAATCAGCCGCACTTTTGTCAATAAATTGGGCTATCAGAGAATCTACTTCAATAGATTTGATGACCAAAGCAGTGATGGATAGAACAAAAAAAATACCGGAGAGAAAACTTGCTGAGCATACTGCTGGAACAGTGAAGGGAAAGAGGTCTAAGCCCTCCAATTTGCTACAGAATACAGAAGAAGAAAGGACAGCCTCAAGTTCACAAGTACCAATGATGATAAATACAAATGCCATAGATGGTGGTGGGGGGGATGAAAAGgagaaaagaaataaatttaaGGACTCCTGTGAGGTAAATGACTTCCCTAAAGTCAGCAAGATCAGGTTCATCACAAAGAATTGTGTGAAACTTCCTCCACATGTGCACCTTAATCCTACTCCACCTCCTCTGGTTTCTCACATCCCCGCAACTGTTTCTCCTACTACTCCTAGTTTCTTTGTTCATCAAACCACCTCTTCTTAACGAGAAGATACATCTTTGCCTTCTGCATCACCACCTCATGACCATATCTCCCTTCCCATACCGCATTTATTAAACCTTTCTAGCCACCAAAGATTCAGCCTGTGAAGAAATTCTAGCCACAGTTGAACCTCCCAAGATACCAATTGAGGATGTTCTTATGTGGGTTATGACCTCTTTGGCAAGGAAAAGAAGCGTGAACACCAAACCCCTCAATTTCGGTGTTCTTTCTGCTatgatcaaaaaatttaaaaaaagaaataaaaaaagtgaAGAGACAACTAGATTCAGAAATAATGATTAAGGTCAATTTATTGCCAGGGCAACCATAAAACTAGTAGAAAAGAATGTACAAGAGATGCAAGCTTCGAATTTTCAGACCACCCAAACTAATTTGGAACCTTCAAGTAGACAAGGGGATATGAACATGTTGCAACTTACAACAGATAATATTAAAGAGAGAGTCTCAAAAGATGGAGAAGAGATAGTTCTAAAATTGAAGAATAAAAACTTTAGAGCTTACATTGTACATTAGGTCAATCCTTTGGCAAAATCTAGCTCTTCATCACCACCAGAGTTGAAGAGAACATACAAAGAAAACAATTGGATGGTTTAGTTTCATGTGGCCAAGGTACCCAATAGTGCATTGGTTGTTTTTGTGATAAAAGGATTGAGACTACTTAATGAACTTTCTGAGTTGCTGAAGAACATCAAGGGAGCACAAGAGCAAATAGTTGAATTGGAAAATGTTATGATGAATGAAACTTATGCATTCAGACTACTTGATGAGTTTTCTGAGTTGCTGAATGTAGTGTCCcaactttgaaatacaatttaatgataaatgataataataaaattaaaattaaaatataaaagaatataattaaattttaattaagttaatgaatgatcaAGACATGAAATGagaagttgtgactccctcaaacatgagatacaaaagggagaagagaacctcatttaaggggataatttggggaatcagaagtgcagatctgatataaataagaagtgcagatctgaatgtgaaaggttatgatcctttcaaaaggcagaaataacaaagagttgcactctttcaaagggtgctaatggtggaaagggtgtgtctcttgccaaaggggcatacatgatgaagaggtgtgacctctccctcaaaaggcagaaataatgaagagttgcattctttcaaagggtgctaatggtggaaagggtgtgtctcttgccaaaggggcatacatgatgaagaggtgtgacctctccctcaatttgaagaataatttattattctcaaagggcagcaatgaagagtgatgactcatttcttatgaaggggtgtgacttcccacaaatgaagatataaagaagagattTATTCAATTGAGATGAGGGAATTGGAGGAAAAAAATCCAtaagatcaaagaagacaagaaagtcaatgggtcaatatctaatatcagaattaataagggtgaaaattagcagattttgatatttacaagggcaagattcaaggcaatcccaaaaggggacattacactgaaGAATATCAAGGGAGCACAAGAGCAAATAGTTGAATTGGAGAATGCTATGATGAATGACATTTCTGCATGCAGAAAGGGTTATCAGTCATTTGGAGCCGATGACATCTTTGGGCACTGATGAACTAATCAAATTAAAAGTCATTTCTGATTCAAAAGAGAATCTTCTTCCACAATGGACGGTGGCATATCAGTTGGTGATAGAGCTTTTGGTACTTGTAGTTAATAAGGTAATCAGAGAAAACATCAAGAAATTGCAAACTGCAAGATAAGTCATTATTGCTCTTGGTTCATCTATTCCTTGAACATTCATGGACAATAATTTGGTGGAGGTTTGATCAGTTCGTTGGCGAAAACCTTGGAGGATTTTCATTTGGTTCGATGGTATGGATGAGTTGATGAAAACTGCCATGGAGCTGTTAGTACAAGAAAAAAAGATGCCAATTATCCATAATTTGATTGAAGAATGCAAGAGCTTTGTACATAATCAGCTTGCTGGAGAATTTCAGGCCTGCAGATGATAGGGTGATATACTTCATAGTGAAAAGTTCAGCTTGTTCAAGAGAAAAATGGAACACCAGCTCCAAAGTCTTCAGATTCAGACGAATTTTCGCATTTCATCCTCTATATTTAGAGGGGTTTTATTTTTGGACAAGTTGTTGGAGAGCATATTTTTAAGTTGCTTTAAGTGAGCTTTTATTTAAGCTTTGTTTAAATTAGTTTATTGCTTTAAAGAAACTTTTTCCAACTTTTTTAGTTATTTTTGAGTTTTTCTTTAAAGATATTGATTTTTGGGATTATTAATGATTATCTTAAAGTCCCCCAAAAAATAGGCTCTGCAAACTTAGAATAAGCGCTTTGAGCACAATATTTTTGAATAATAGTTGGAAGTTTTGTTTATGCTGCAGAAATTGTTATTCAAGTGTTACAAACTTCAATCTCAATTTTTCATTTATTGGATTTAAAGTGAAGAAGATATTGATTTTTGGGATTAATTAATGATTATCTTAAAGTCCCCAAAATTAGGATCTGCAAACTTAGAATAAGTGCTTTGAGCACAATATTTTTAAATGATAGTTGGAAGTTATTTTTATGCTGCAGAGATTGTTATTCAAGTGTTAGAAACTTAAATCTCAATTTTTCATTTATTGGATTTAAAAAGAAGAGTAGTGTTACATTTGGTATTAAAATCTTAAGTTGTTTATGGGTTAGAATTATCTTGTTTACCCTATTCTCATGTGTGTGGACACACTAGGCCAGTGGAAAAGTGTTTGTTTTGTCTAAGTTTTGTTGTCAATTCACTTGATTGAAAATCTTTAAATATAAGTCCAGATTCTGAAATAAGAGTTGAACTCAGCCTTTAAATTAGTTTAGTTTCTTTCATTTTGAAGAAAAACCCAAAAGTTATTGTTCATAGATTAAGAGTTGTATATTTTGACCATAGCCTAGCATCTAGAATTAAAATTAGATTAAAATTCTAAGGAGCTTCCCCTCATAATTCAAAGATAGATTTCACCTCATATACTATTCTGGATTGAGTTGTCTTGCAAAAGACAAACCAAAATGCTAACAAACTTATGATCAGATTCTCTCTAGGCCAATCACAATCTTGTGAATTGTGGTTTATGCAAACATGCTAACCTATGGTATCTCATCACACTCAATCGAAAACAACTCAAAGTCAATTCAAAGATTGGTTGGGAAAACTAACTcattcctttaaatctgagttacCAGGTTCTCCTCTGGACCCCCCTAGTTCGGGTTCTGGTTCGAACTGGTTCGTGGTTTTGGGCCTGGTTCGACTAGGTTCGACCAGGGTTCTTAAAACCCAAAGGTGGTTCATCCTAGTTCGAACCCGGGCTAACCCAGGTTGAACCAAAGAGAACCACAGAGAACCCAAAACGAACCCGG is part of the Cryptomeria japonica chromosome 10, Sugi_1.0, whole genome shotgun sequence genome and harbors:
- the LOC131069402 gene encoding partner of Y14 and mago, translated to MGTEEASSSLSMGITLKEGERILAPTRRPDGTFRKPIRIRAGYVPQEEVAIYQSKGALLRKSMPEVPPGYDPVADTKHKTKSAKRNERKKEKKHQASIATSASEKGKTSESTVNGQTAAAENRAHKDQDIQGVVQQMGSLTVSTEVSVTAPSEQTHLENIELDKRIRALKKKIRLTVSQQASLAGKETLNPEQREKLTKLDTWQKELMDLEEKRMLLDS